In Vespula pensylvanica isolate Volc-1 chromosome 21, ASM1446617v1, whole genome shotgun sequence, one genomic interval encodes:
- the LOC122636372 gene encoding pyruvate dehydrogenase phosphatase regulatory subunit, mitochondrial isoform X1: MWQRSKIVYNKFMPRQRKVILLNQKQVRFTSKSTDSTITNLDDCPPKEAQVVICGGGVMGGAVAYHLSLMGLGSETVLVESGRLGGGTTWHASGLVGAFKPSLAQVKLAQDSIALYKHLEGKGLSTGWKQCGSLSLARTRDRMTAFRRMKAQSVSRNIECYLVSPEEAKQLCPLLRVDDLIGGLWIPGDGVGDPYQICLSLIKEAKNKGVRVYENCKVTKIINQENRVKAVETTHGTIKCEHFVNCAGFWARNVGKLSEPYVKVPLHPVEHYYLHTKPVNGLDPMTPVIRDLDGYIYFRENNGCILAGGFEPVAKPAFEDGSIPESTDDRFLPEDWDHFHILLEEMLHRIPSLGNVILEKLCNGPEAFSPDCKWIVGEAPEIRNYYVAAGMKTVGISAAGGVGRATAELIVNGSTSLDMYELDVSRFLGLHNNRKFLRDRVKEVPGMHYALQYPHHEFKTGRNLRMSPIYPKLREAGAVFGQVMGYERPSWFQPLNESDLDSTDIFQNYKLAYTNTFSKPPWFERVSLEYATCRESIGLSDYSSFTKIDLWSNGMEVVDLLQYLCSNDVDVPVGSIIHTGMQNYRGGYENDCSLARIAPNHYMMIAPTIQQTRCKYWISRHLPSDGSVAVSDVTSAYTAICIMGPATRQLLSELTDTDLNPKNFPFFTFKELDVGLANGIRTMNLTHTGELGYVLYIPNEFALHVYTRLIEAGEKYGIKHAGYYATRALRVEKFYAFWGQDLDTFTTPLECGRAWRVKFDKGVDFIGRDALLKQREEGVKRKYVQLLLNDHDLEFDTWCWGGEPIYRNGKYCGMTTTTGYGFTFKKQVCLGFVQNFDSEGRSQEVTNEYVLSGDYEVDVAGIKFHAKCHLHSPNLPTKFPDKERDAYHATRDQQTL; the protein is encoded by the exons ATGTGGCAACGCtcgaaaattgtttataataaatttatgccAAGACAAAGAAAGGTTATCTTACTTAACCAAAAACAAGTAAGGTTTACTTCAAAATCTACTGACTCTACAATTACAAATTTAGATGATTGTCCTCCAAAAGAAGCACAAGTGGTTATatgtggtggtggtgttaTGGGAGGTGCAGTTGCTTATCATTTATCCTTAATGGGATTAGGATCTGAAACTGTTCTTGTAGAAAGTGGCAG ATTGGGAGGTGGTACTACATGGCATGCATCTGGTCTAGTTGGTGCTTTTAAACCAAGTTTAGCACAAGTGAAATTAGCACAAGATAGCATAgcattatataaacatttagaAGGAAAAGGTCTTTCTACTGGTTGGAAACAATGTGGTAGTCTTTCTTTAGCACGTACAAGAGACCGTATGACAGCATTTCGACGAATGAAAGCTCAATCTGT ATCACGAAATATCGAATGTTACTTAGTTTCACCAGAAGAAGCCAAACAATTGTGTCCATTATTACGCGTAGATGATCTCATTGGTGGATTATGGATTCCTGGGGATGGAGTAGGAGATCCATATCAAATATGTTTATCACTGATTAAAGAAGCCAAAAACAAAG gtGTTAGAGTTTATGAAAACTGCAAAGTCACTAAGATTATTAATCAAGAAAATCGTGTAAAAGCTGTTGAAACCACACATGGCACAATAAAATGTGAACATTTTGTAAATTGTGCTGGGTTTTGGGCACGTAATGTAGGAAAACTAAGTGAACCATATGTAAAG GTTCCTCTTCATCCAGTGGAGCATTATTATTTGCATACAAAGCCTGTTAATGGTTTAGATCCTATGACACCAGTAATACGTGATCTAGATGGGTACATCTACTTCAGAGAAAATAATGGTTGTATATTAGCAGGTGGTTTTGAACCAGTTGCAAAACCAGCATTTGAAGATGGGTCAATACCTG AAAGTACTGATGACAGATTCCTACCTGAAGATTGGgatcattttcatattttattagaagaaaTGCTTCATAGAATTCCAAGTTTAGGAAAtgtaattttagaaaaattatgcaATGGTCCTGAAGCATTTTCTCCAGATTGTAAATGGATCGTTGGAGAAGCTCCAGAAATACGTAATTATTACGTAGCCGCTGGTATGAAAACa gtTGGTATATCAGCTGCTGGTGGAGTCGGTCGTGCTACTGCAGAATTAATAGTTAATGGATCAACTTCATTAGATATGTATGAATTAGacgtttctcgttttcttggTTTACACAATAATCGTAAGTTTTTACGCGATCGAGTAAAGGAAGTACCTGGAATGCATTATGCGTTACAATATCCTCATCATGAATTTAAAACTGGCAGAAATTTAAGAATGTCACCAATTTATCCAAAGCTTAGAGAAGCTGGTGCTGTCTTTGGTCAAGTAATGGGATATGAACGACCATCTTGGTTTCAACCTCTTAATGAAAGTG atTTAGATTCAACTGATATATTCCAGAATTATAAATTGGCATATACAAATACGTTTAGCAAGCCACCATGGTTCGAACGAGTTAGTTTGGAGTATGCAACTTGTCGAGAATCAATTGGGCTCAGtgattattcttcttttactaaGATCGACTTATGG tCTAACGGGATGGAGGTAGTAGATTTATTGCAGTATTTATGTTCAAACGACGTTGATGTACCTGTGGGCAGTATCATCCATACCGGAATGCAAAATTATCGCGGTGGTTATGAAAATGATTGCAGCTTAGCACGTATTGCACCAAAtca CTATATGATGATTGCACCAACTATCCAACAAACACGCTGTAAATACTGGATTAGTAGGCATTTGCCATCCGATGGTTCTGTTGCTGTATCTGATGTGACATCAGCATACACTGCAATTTGTATTATGGGACCGGCTACGAGACAATTATTGAGTGAATTAACTGACACAGATTTAAATCCTAAGAACTTCCCATTTTTCACATTTAAA gaATTAGATGTCGGTCTTGCCAATGGAATTCGTACAATGAATTTAACACATACTGGAGAATTGGGCTATGTCTTGTATATTCCAAatgaa tttgCGCTGCACGTTTACACGAGATTAATAGAAGCTGGTGAAAAGTATGGAATAAAGCATGCTGGTTATTATGCAACACGAGCATTAAGAGTGGAAAAATTTTATGCATTTTGGGGTCAGGATTTAGATACTTTTACTACTCCTTTGGAATGTGGCCGTGCATGGAGAGTAAAATTTGAT AAAGGTGTTGATTTCATAGGACGAGATGCGCTTTTAAAACAACGTGAAGAAGGAGTAAAACGTAAATACGTCCAATTACTGTTAAATGATCATGATCTTGAATTTGATACATGGTGTTGGGGTGGTGAGCCAATATAtcgaaatggaaaatattgtgGTATGACAACTACTACAGGCTATggttttacatttaaaaaacaG GTTTGTCTCGGATTTGTACAAAACTTTGATTCGGAGGGTCGGTCACAAGAAGTAACAAATGAATATGTATTGTCAGGCGATTATGAAGTGGATGTTGCAGGAATAAAGTTTCACGCAAAATGCCACTTGCACAGTCCAAATTTACCTACAAAGTTCCCTGATAAGGAAAGAGATGCGTATCACGCGACACGTGATCAGCAAACTTTGTAA
- the LOC122636372 gene encoding pyruvate dehydrogenase phosphatase regulatory subunit, mitochondrial isoform X2: MGGAVAYHLSLMGLGSETVLVESGRLGGGTTWHASGLVGAFKPSLAQVKLAQDSIALYKHLEGKGLSTGWKQCGSLSLARTRDRMTAFRRMKAQSVSRNIECYLVSPEEAKQLCPLLRVDDLIGGLWIPGDGVGDPYQICLSLIKEAKNKGVRVYENCKVTKIINQENRVKAVETTHGTIKCEHFVNCAGFWARNVGKLSEPYVKVPLHPVEHYYLHTKPVNGLDPMTPVIRDLDGYIYFRENNGCILAGGFEPVAKPAFEDGSIPESTDDRFLPEDWDHFHILLEEMLHRIPSLGNVILEKLCNGPEAFSPDCKWIVGEAPEIRNYYVAAGMKTVGISAAGGVGRATAELIVNGSTSLDMYELDVSRFLGLHNNRKFLRDRVKEVPGMHYALQYPHHEFKTGRNLRMSPIYPKLREAGAVFGQVMGYERPSWFQPLNESDLDSTDIFQNYKLAYTNTFSKPPWFERVSLEYATCRESIGLSDYSSFTKIDLWSNGMEVVDLLQYLCSNDVDVPVGSIIHTGMQNYRGGYENDCSLARIAPNHYMMIAPTIQQTRCKYWISRHLPSDGSVAVSDVTSAYTAICIMGPATRQLLSELTDTDLNPKNFPFFTFKELDVGLANGIRTMNLTHTGELGYVLYIPNEFALHVYTRLIEAGEKYGIKHAGYYATRALRVEKFYAFWGQDLDTFTTPLECGRAWRVKFDKGVDFIGRDALLKQREEGVKRKYVQLLLNDHDLEFDTWCWGGEPIYRNGKYCGMTTTTGYGFTFKKQVCLGFVQNFDSEGRSQEVTNEYVLSGDYEVDVAGIKFHAKCHLHSPNLPTKFPDKERDAYHATRDQQTL; encoded by the exons aTGGGAGGTGCAGTTGCTTATCATTTATCCTTAATGGGATTAGGATCTGAAACTGTTCTTGTAGAAAGTGGCAG ATTGGGAGGTGGTACTACATGGCATGCATCTGGTCTAGTTGGTGCTTTTAAACCAAGTTTAGCACAAGTGAAATTAGCACAAGATAGCATAgcattatataaacatttagaAGGAAAAGGTCTTTCTACTGGTTGGAAACAATGTGGTAGTCTTTCTTTAGCACGTACAAGAGACCGTATGACAGCATTTCGACGAATGAAAGCTCAATCTGT ATCACGAAATATCGAATGTTACTTAGTTTCACCAGAAGAAGCCAAACAATTGTGTCCATTATTACGCGTAGATGATCTCATTGGTGGATTATGGATTCCTGGGGATGGAGTAGGAGATCCATATCAAATATGTTTATCACTGATTAAAGAAGCCAAAAACAAAG gtGTTAGAGTTTATGAAAACTGCAAAGTCACTAAGATTATTAATCAAGAAAATCGTGTAAAAGCTGTTGAAACCACACATGGCACAATAAAATGTGAACATTTTGTAAATTGTGCTGGGTTTTGGGCACGTAATGTAGGAAAACTAAGTGAACCATATGTAAAG GTTCCTCTTCATCCAGTGGAGCATTATTATTTGCATACAAAGCCTGTTAATGGTTTAGATCCTATGACACCAGTAATACGTGATCTAGATGGGTACATCTACTTCAGAGAAAATAATGGTTGTATATTAGCAGGTGGTTTTGAACCAGTTGCAAAACCAGCATTTGAAGATGGGTCAATACCTG AAAGTACTGATGACAGATTCCTACCTGAAGATTGGgatcattttcatattttattagaagaaaTGCTTCATAGAATTCCAAGTTTAGGAAAtgtaattttagaaaaattatgcaATGGTCCTGAAGCATTTTCTCCAGATTGTAAATGGATCGTTGGAGAAGCTCCAGAAATACGTAATTATTACGTAGCCGCTGGTATGAAAACa gtTGGTATATCAGCTGCTGGTGGAGTCGGTCGTGCTACTGCAGAATTAATAGTTAATGGATCAACTTCATTAGATATGTATGAATTAGacgtttctcgttttcttggTTTACACAATAATCGTAAGTTTTTACGCGATCGAGTAAAGGAAGTACCTGGAATGCATTATGCGTTACAATATCCTCATCATGAATTTAAAACTGGCAGAAATTTAAGAATGTCACCAATTTATCCAAAGCTTAGAGAAGCTGGTGCTGTCTTTGGTCAAGTAATGGGATATGAACGACCATCTTGGTTTCAACCTCTTAATGAAAGTG atTTAGATTCAACTGATATATTCCAGAATTATAAATTGGCATATACAAATACGTTTAGCAAGCCACCATGGTTCGAACGAGTTAGTTTGGAGTATGCAACTTGTCGAGAATCAATTGGGCTCAGtgattattcttcttttactaaGATCGACTTATGG tCTAACGGGATGGAGGTAGTAGATTTATTGCAGTATTTATGTTCAAACGACGTTGATGTACCTGTGGGCAGTATCATCCATACCGGAATGCAAAATTATCGCGGTGGTTATGAAAATGATTGCAGCTTAGCACGTATTGCACCAAAtca CTATATGATGATTGCACCAACTATCCAACAAACACGCTGTAAATACTGGATTAGTAGGCATTTGCCATCCGATGGTTCTGTTGCTGTATCTGATGTGACATCAGCATACACTGCAATTTGTATTATGGGACCGGCTACGAGACAATTATTGAGTGAATTAACTGACACAGATTTAAATCCTAAGAACTTCCCATTTTTCACATTTAAA gaATTAGATGTCGGTCTTGCCAATGGAATTCGTACAATGAATTTAACACATACTGGAGAATTGGGCTATGTCTTGTATATTCCAAatgaa tttgCGCTGCACGTTTACACGAGATTAATAGAAGCTGGTGAAAAGTATGGAATAAAGCATGCTGGTTATTATGCAACACGAGCATTAAGAGTGGAAAAATTTTATGCATTTTGGGGTCAGGATTTAGATACTTTTACTACTCCTTTGGAATGTGGCCGTGCATGGAGAGTAAAATTTGAT AAAGGTGTTGATTTCATAGGACGAGATGCGCTTTTAAAACAACGTGAAGAAGGAGTAAAACGTAAATACGTCCAATTACTGTTAAATGATCATGATCTTGAATTTGATACATGGTGTTGGGGTGGTGAGCCAATATAtcgaaatggaaaatattgtgGTATGACAACTACTACAGGCTATggttttacatttaaaaaacaG GTTTGTCTCGGATTTGTACAAAACTTTGATTCGGAGGGTCGGTCACAAGAAGTAACAAATGAATATGTATTGTCAGGCGATTATGAAGTGGATGTTGCAGGAATAAAGTTTCACGCAAAATGCCACTTGCACAGTCCAAATTTACCTACAAAGTTCCCTGATAAGGAAAGAGATGCGTATCACGCGACACGTGATCAGCAAACTTTGTAA